The Methanoregula boonei 6A8 genome has a window encoding:
- a CDS encoding MBL fold metallo-hydrolase: MEIVPGIHQIDGVNGNCFIIVRDELTLIDTGMPKNSTKIITYIQDVLKRKPTDIKTIVLTHFHIDHVGGASELKKLSGAKVAIHKKDADYVSGRKTPPVPRGVKGMIVKVLIPLFFGSRPVEPDIYLNDGDTIAGLTTLHTPGHTPGSICLFDPVSKILFAGDLLRFDGTNIKMGPLNLDQGEEQKSINKIAAIDFDIMLSGHGIPLRPEASVKIREFAKRNTWKNGSPGK; encoded by the coding sequence ATGGAGATAGTACCGGGAATTCACCAGATTGATGGGGTAAATGGTAATTGTTTTATTATTGTCCGGGACGAACTGACACTTATCGATACGGGAATGCCCAAAAACAGCACAAAAATAATAACATATATTCAGGATGTTCTTAAGCGGAAACCAACAGACATCAAAACGATCGTCCTGACACACTTTCATATCGATCACGTGGGCGGCGCGAGCGAGCTCAAAAAACTGAGCGGCGCGAAAGTGGCTATTCACAAAAAGGATGCGGACTACGTTTCCGGCAGGAAAACCCCACCTGTCCCGAGGGGTGTTAAGGGAATGATCGTTAAAGTTCTCATCCCCTTGTTTTTCGGATCAAGGCCTGTTGAACCGGATATATATCTCAACGATGGTGACACCATCGCTGGTCTCACCACCCTTCATACACCCGGACATACACCGGGAAGTATCTGTCTTTTTGATCCGGTATCAAAAATCCTGTTTGCAGGGGATCTGTTGAGGTTTGACGGGACTAACATCAAAATGGGACCCCTCAATTTAGACCAGGGTGAGGAACAAAAATCAATCAATAAAATTGCCGCAATTGATTTCGATATCATGTTGTCGGGACATGGAATACCTCTGCGACCCGAGGCATCGGTAAAGATCAGGGAGTTCGCAAAGAGAAATACCTGGAAAAATGGATCCCCGGGAAAATGA
- a CDS encoding MFS transporter has protein sequence MNTSNLPQPAESKIAFDWRFVTPLYIGSALNPVNTSFIATALVPIAAAINVPVGQTAVLVAALYIACIVAQPAAGKLSEAFGPRRVFLAGILAVLAGGVLGGLGHDLATLIVSRVLIGVGTSTGYPSAMLLIRQRAESAGLTGPPGGVLGGLVIAGMATAVIGLPIGGFLVAAWGWQSVFFINVPLALVALIMAASWIPRDPPCRSIKTLRDLATRIDLAGITVFSGAMIALLVFLMSLPDPDWVVLGVVILLGLAFVWWEGQVSQPFIDLRLLGTNRPLILTYVRFALAMLCVYTVMYGVTQWLEIDKNISSADAGFIILPMSLISIVLAWLVSRLNLVRTPLIVSAVACLAGSAGVFLFTTATPILWIVIITAIFGITMGMCASANQTTFYTQVTADQIGTASGLFRTFGYFGSVASSALIAIFFNPDVSDQSLHSIAAVLVILSVVGLLIVIADRKIMALAKV, from the coding sequence ATGAATACATCCAACTTGCCTCAACCCGCCGAAAGTAAAATAGCGTTCGACTGGCGGTTTGTAACACCGCTGTATATCGGCTCCGCCCTCAATCCTGTCAACACTTCGTTCATTGCCACTGCCCTGGTGCCAATTGCAGCGGCCATCAACGTTCCGGTCGGACAGACTGCTGTTCTTGTCGCGGCACTCTATATCGCATGTATCGTTGCCCAGCCGGCAGCCGGAAAATTATCGGAGGCATTTGGGCCACGGAGGGTGTTCCTTGCAGGTATTCTCGCAGTACTTGCCGGAGGAGTGCTGGGTGGATTAGGCCATGACCTCGCAACGCTGATCGTATCACGGGTCCTGATTGGTGTGGGCACCTCGACCGGATATCCTTCGGCAATGCTTTTGATCCGACAGCGGGCCGAATCGGCCGGGCTGACCGGGCCCCCGGGAGGAGTGCTTGGCGGCCTTGTGATTGCCGGAATGGCGACTGCGGTTATAGGTCTGCCCATTGGCGGATTCCTCGTCGCCGCCTGGGGCTGGCAGAGCGTGTTTTTTATTAACGTCCCGCTGGCTCTCGTGGCGCTCATTATGGCTGCATCTTGGATCCCCCGGGATCCGCCATGCAGGAGCATAAAGACGCTCCGTGACCTGGCAACCCGCATTGATCTGGCCGGCATCACGGTCTTTAGTGGCGCGATGATTGCCCTTCTGGTCTTTCTCATGTCACTGCCGGATCCGGATTGGGTTGTTTTAGGCGTAGTTATTCTGCTCGGTCTGGCCTTTGTCTGGTGGGAAGGACAGGTGAGCCAGCCTTTTATTGACCTCCGTCTGTTAGGAACGAACCGGCCATTGATACTCACCTATGTGCGCTTTGCCCTTGCGATGCTGTGCGTCTACACCGTAATGTATGGTGTCACGCAATGGCTTGAGATCGACAAAAATATTTCGTCCGCTGATGCAGGATTCATCATTTTGCCCATGAGTCTCATATCCATTGTGCTAGCGTGGCTGGTCTCGCGGCTGAACCTCGTGCGCACTCCCCTTATTGTGTCTGCCGTTGCCTGCCTGGCAGGTTCTGCGGGCGTATTTTTATTCACCACGGCGACGCCGATACTCTGGATCGTTATAATCACGGCGATCTTCGGGATTACCATGGGGATGTGTGCCAGTGCGAACCAGACAACATTTTACACCCAGGTAACCGCAGATCAGATCGGTACCGCTTCAGGCCTGTTCCGTACTTTTGGGTATTTTGGCTCGGTTGCATCGTCGGCCCTTATCGCGATATTCTTTAATCCCGATGTCAGCGATCAGAGCCTGCATTCAATTGCTGCAGTACTGGTGATCCTCAGCGTTGTGGGACTGCTTATTGTCATTGCCGACAGGAAAATCATGGCTCTGGCAAAAGTATAG
- a CDS encoding MarR family winged helix-turn-helix transcriptional regulator yields MELRDLFARFIERYKHVTIEADKIEEEKIGFCDLTLNQFYYLRGIQHNDSITLTELAHKLGVSKPSANAAITKLMKDGFVVRTRSDVDQRKFLLTLSEKGCQVFKHKRRVFEAFIEQIEKNTTENQQKTLIKAFRIMIECSSEEKE; encoded by the coding sequence ATGGAGTTAAGGGATCTGTTTGCCCGGTTTATCGAACGGTACAAACATGTTACCATTGAGGCAGATAAGATCGAAGAGGAAAAGATTGGCTTTTGTGATCTTACCCTCAACCAGTTCTATTATTTACGGGGCATCCAGCACAACGACAGTATCACCTTAACTGAGCTTGCCCACAAACTCGGCGTCTCAAAACCTTCGGCCAACGCCGCGATAACAAAACTCATGAAGGACGGGTTTGTTGTCCGGACCCGGTCCGATGTTGATCAACGTAAATTCCTCCTGACCCTGAGCGAAAAAGGTTGCCAGGTTTTTAAACACAAGCGGCGGGTTTTTGAGGCATTTATAGAGCAGATTGAGAAAAACACAACAGAAAACCAGCAAAAAACCCTTATCAAAGCATTTCGGATTATGATTGAGTGCTCATCAGAGGAGAAAGAGTGA
- a CDS encoding nitroreductase family protein, translating to MIGITVDRDLCTRCGICSEVCTTQIIARAQNDTALPEIPFSKEAGCLSCGHCEVFCPTGALTREHKEGVHLRHAAAPGSINPETLGTYLKSRRSIRLYRPDPVANETLMQILGIARYAATGSNYQPVEWVIVNDAEKVHTIAALTMDYLQESGKSDHPISGYIPLLTDYWNKGIDIVCRGAPVLIGAHVPTGTADSTGLVETDAIIALTHVDITAPAFGLGTCWAGRLVSVAQNYRPVKEALHIPDNRKLAGAMLAGYPKYKPVRIPERSKPLKVTWI from the coding sequence ATGATCGGAATAACCGTTGATCGTGATCTCTGCACCCGGTGCGGGATCTGTTCTGAGGTTTGCACAACGCAGATTATAGCACGGGCACAGAACGATACTGCGCTTCCGGAAATCCCGTTCTCGAAGGAGGCAGGGTGTCTGTCCTGCGGACATTGCGAAGTGTTCTGTCCGACAGGGGCGCTGACCCGCGAACACAAGGAAGGTGTGCACCTCCGACATGCAGCAGCGCCGGGATCGATCAATCCGGAAACTCTTGGTACCTACCTTAAAAGTCGCCGCTCGATCCGGTTATACCGTCCCGATCCGGTGGCCAATGAAACCCTTATGCAGATCCTTGGCATCGCCCGCTATGCTGCGACCGGGAGCAATTACCAGCCTGTCGAATGGGTAATCGTGAACGATGCTGAAAAAGTCCATACCATAGCCGCACTTACCATGGATTATTTACAGGAATCGGGGAAAAGTGATCATCCTATCAGTGGATACATCCCGTTACTCACTGATTACTGGAACAAAGGGATCGATATTGTCTGCCGGGGCGCCCCGGTTCTTATCGGCGCCCATGTTCCCACGGGCACAGCGGATTCCACAGGTCTGGTAGAGACCGATGCAATCATCGCACTTACCCATGTCGATATCACCGCCCCGGCTTTCGGGCTCGGAACGTGCTGGGCTGGCCGGCTGGTCAGTGTTGCCCAGAATTACCGTCCCGTAAAAGAAGCCCTCCACATCCCGGACAACCGCAAGCTTGCCGGCGCGATGTTGGCTGGGTATCCAAAATATAAACCGGTGCGCATCCCGGAACGAAGCAAGCCACTCAAAGTGACGTGGATATAA
- a CDS encoding class I SAM-dependent methyltransferase: MKTKISDNNLRGRDLGQGLVRKESLTDSVDDMTKRMLVDAGIGPGMHVLDVGCGSGDVSHLLAKLVGKEGHVIGIDRDGPSLEIARDRIRKLDLPNITFIQRDICELSPEPGQFDAAVARRVIMYLPEPVDAIRRISATLRPGGVVAFLEHDNTMVPGRLKPLPLQEKVNGWIRKTIEKEGANTHIGFDLPFILESAGLTVEHIRAESIIQTPQTNYPTVAIIRAMLPRIIQKGVATEEEIDLETLEQRLIDERTKASSLYVSDMVFTLWARKPGIPE; the protein is encoded by the coding sequence ATGAAAACAAAAATATCTGATAATAATCTCCGAGGGAGGGATCTTGGACAGGGTTTGGTACGGAAGGAATCACTGACGGACTCTGTTGATGACATGACCAAACGCATGTTGGTTGATGCCGGCATAGGTCCCGGAATGCATGTCCTTGACGTTGGCTGCGGTAGTGGCGATGTCTCACATTTGCTCGCAAAACTGGTTGGCAAGGAAGGACACGTCATCGGTATTGATCGGGACGGGCCATCACTGGAGATCGCACGGGACCGGATTCGCAAGCTCGATCTCCCGAATATCACTTTCATTCAGAGGGACATCTGCGAACTGTCGCCAGAACCGGGCCAGTTCGATGCCGCTGTCGCCAGGCGCGTGATCATGTATCTGCCCGAACCGGTAGATGCCATTCGAAGGATATCTGCAACATTGAGACCCGGCGGCGTAGTTGCGTTCCTGGAACACGATAACACTATGGTCCCCGGCAGACTGAAGCCTCTACCTCTTCAAGAGAAGGTAAACGGTTGGATCCGGAAAACAATCGAGAAAGAAGGCGCTAACACACACATAGGGTTCGACCTTCCGTTCATCCTCGAATCGGCTGGCCTTACGGTTGAACACATCCGCGCCGAATCAATCATTCAAACCCCTCAAACTAACTACCCAACAGTAGCTATCATCCGTGCGATGCTTCCCCGGATTATCCAGAAGGGCGTTGCCACGGAAGAGGAGATCGATCTCGAAACGCTTGAACAACGTCTTATTGACGAACGGACAAAGGCCAGTTCACTCTACGTGAGCGATATGGTTTTTACTTTATGGGCACGAAAACCTGGCATTCCCGAATAA
- a CDS encoding acyltransferase family protein translates to MIYPRRKAEGNRSGADAGSGPDTGPANRIFFIDNLKILLATLVVLHHAAQPYGPGGWWIIPQEPSGFVDFVVLGIFMTVNASFFMGLFFMLSAYFIPASLQKKGAVLFMKDRLVKLGVPILVFMFIVFPVMGILLLGYPLFSPGHLWFVALLLVFSAAYVAYWLVKKPSLTELRDFPGTKAVLAFTGAMALLSFVVRIWWPENSWVAFNLFEPYHIVQYVMLFIAGIVAYREGWIGAIPAYTGKLWSVMAVIMVGLFPLVYFVTNGAMFSGGLTVTSLIGSFWEAFMCVSMCIALLALFKKRFNKGSPLTKALSENTYTVYLIQLPVVVFLQYLLIGVAMDSLIKFALVGSIGVLLSFALSHFVIRRLPYAKYVLG, encoded by the coding sequence ATGATATATCCCCGGCGGAAAGCAGAGGGGAACAGATCCGGTGCTGATGCCGGGAGTGGACCAGATACGGGCCCGGCAAACCGTATTTTTTTCATCGATAATCTCAAAATACTACTTGCAACTCTCGTGGTGCTTCACCATGCGGCCCAGCCCTATGGCCCGGGCGGCTGGTGGATTATACCCCAGGAACCTTCCGGTTTTGTTGACTTTGTCGTCCTGGGTATCTTCATGACGGTAAACGCGTCGTTCTTCATGGGCCTTTTCTTCATGCTCTCCGCATATTTCATACCGGCATCTTTGCAGAAGAAAGGCGCTGTCCTGTTCATGAAGGATCGCCTGGTAAAACTTGGCGTGCCGATACTTGTATTCATGTTTATTGTCTTTCCCGTGATGGGTATTCTGCTGCTCGGCTATCCTCTGTTTTCCCCGGGACACCTGTGGTTCGTGGCACTGCTGCTTGTATTCTCGGCGGCATATGTTGCATACTGGCTGGTGAAAAAGCCGTCCCTCACTGAACTGCGGGATTTCCCCGGGACTAAAGCGGTTCTTGCCTTTACCGGGGCCATGGCACTCCTCTCATTTGTCGTACGGATCTGGTGGCCGGAGAATTCCTGGGTGGCATTCAACCTGTTCGAACCGTACCATATTGTCCAGTACGTGATGCTCTTTATCGCGGGTATCGTGGCATACCGGGAGGGATGGATTGGCGCAATTCCGGCATATACCGGGAAGCTGTGGTCGGTGATGGCCGTGATCATGGTGGGATTGTTCCCACTGGTTTATTTCGTTACTAATGGCGCCATGTTCTCAGGGGGTCTCACAGTCACTTCCCTGATCGGATCGTTCTGGGAAGCGTTTATGTGCGTGAGCATGTGCATTGCGTTGCTTGCACTCTTTAAGAAACGGTTCAATAAGGGGAGTCCTCTTACCAAGGCACTTTCAGAGAATACCTACACGGTCTACCTGATACAGTTACCGGTCGTTGTCTTCCTGCAGTACCTGCTGATCGGTGTTGCGATGGACTCACTCATCAAGTTTGCTCTTGTTGGATCCATTGGCGTACTGCTTTCATTTGCCCTCAGCCATTTTGTGATACGACGGCTGCCATATGCAAAATATGTTTTAGGATAG
- a CDS encoding MarR family winged helix-turn-helix transcriptional regulator: MSTKPHDAHRDPQISKLFQQWNRITNKILRSESAPQDFGTGGLLFSSEIHTVCAIGNNPGINITDLSAQLGVTKGAISKLAKKMEEKDLIERYHKPGNDKEILLSLTPKGKKVHIGHREYHAKEFERLSVEIEKLTEEQVRFLFEVFGFIEEMIDSTLPNREGTS; the protein is encoded by the coding sequence ATGTCAACTAAACCCCATGACGCTCATCGTGATCCACAGATCTCAAAACTCTTTCAACAATGGAACCGGATTACCAACAAGATACTCCGAAGTGAGAGTGCTCCCCAGGATTTTGGGACTGGCGGTCTGCTCTTCTCTTCCGAGATCCACACAGTCTGTGCAATCGGTAACAATCCCGGTATCAATATCACTGACCTCTCAGCTCAGCTCGGAGTAACAAAAGGGGCAATTTCCAAACTGGCCAAAAAAATGGAAGAGAAAGATCTGATCGAGAGGTACCATAAACCCGGCAATGACAAGGAAATCCTGCTCAGCCTTACCCCAAAAGGAAAAAAAGTACACATTGGGCATCGGGAATATCACGCAAAAGAGTTTGAACGGCTTTCGGTTGAGATCGAAAAACTGACCGAAGAACAAGTCAGGTTCCTGTTCGAGGTTTTTGGATTTATCGAAGAGATGATCGACTCTACACTTCCTAATAGGGAAGGTACATCATGA
- a CDS encoding type II toxin-antitoxin system HicB family antitoxin, whose translation MQKKYQVVIEPGEDGWLVVTVPALPGCITQGKTISESEANAREAIEGYLESLIKHQRKVPDQRRVRIREIAGEV comes from the coding sequence GTGCAGAAAAAATACCAGGTTGTCATTGAACCCGGCGAGGACGGCTGGTTGGTGGTCACTGTTCCGGCCCTGCCCGGCTGTATCACTCAGGGAAAAACGATCTCAGAATCGGAAGCAAATGCCAGGGAAGCCATCGAAGGATACCTTGAATCGCTCATCAAACACCAGAGAAAAGTACCCGATCAGCGCCGGGTACGTATCCGCGAAATCGCTGGAGAAGTATGA
- a CDS encoding response regulator → MYRILYVDDEPGLLEIGKLFLDSTGEFDVSTLTSAEKALESPEILLFDAIISDYQMPGMDGISFLKNIRKRTKDVPFVLFTGRGREEVVIEAINSGADFYLQKGGQPTAQFAELAHKIRIAIERRRAIDSVKDSEQRLTDIIDFLPDATFAIDTTGRVIAWNRAMEQMTGTPAEDIRGKGNYEDGMAFYGERRPMLADLLLNPDFSFEEKTYTNVRRAGTGITAEGPVQIRGNSLRYLWGIAGRLFDKEGKCTGSIESIRDITERKEAEKELQAAYEQIAAAEEELRGQYEELAAGDLKLKEREAQLWAIFKEAPHAIAISDSATGKYLSVNTLFEQGSGLAASEILGKTSAEIGFVPPEEHELLLKEFIREGGIRQKPLTAKMWDGRKADILFTAVPIVLSTRTIVLTMVVDITDMKRIEDALRKQEQILNDAFASIKDGISLLDKTMTVIRVNKTMEEWYSHEMPLIGRKCWEVYHGRAGPCDICPTLHTLKEGKPAKERVPLVDAGEVTGWLDLYSYPVIDSATGEMTGVIEYVRNVTEETKAQRDLELANKKLNLLSSTTRHDILNTLTGLQGLVDKAASLSTSGECTHLLSQIRDRAGIIRQQIDFTGRYQEVGVHAPLWQDVNVLLSRILPATPRTKAGIVNDCDNVEIFSDPLLEKVLYNLVNNALKYGGPDLTTVHITSDLSAPELIIAVADDGVGIAAGDKDHLFQREVGQKTGSGLFLAREILSITGITIRETGTPGKGARFEILVPPEAWRKKRQ, encoded by the coding sequence ATGTATCGGATCCTCTATGTCGATGATGAACCCGGACTCCTTGAAATCGGCAAACTCTTCCTGGATAGCACCGGGGAATTTGACGTAAGTACACTGACCTCTGCCGAAAAGGCACTGGAGTCTCCTGAGATCCTGTTATTCGATGCCATCATATCCGATTACCAGATGCCCGGGATGGACGGGATCTCGTTTTTAAAAAATATCCGGAAGCGTACCAAGGATGTCCCGTTTGTCCTCTTTACCGGCCGGGGAAGAGAGGAAGTAGTTATCGAGGCCATCAACAGCGGGGCAGATTTTTATCTCCAGAAGGGCGGCCAGCCGACTGCACAATTCGCCGAGCTGGCACACAAGATCCGGATAGCGATAGAACGCCGCAGGGCAATAGATTCAGTAAAAGATTCCGAGCAGCGGCTTACCGATATCATCGATTTTCTCCCCGACGCAACCTTTGCGATCGACACAACGGGAAGGGTCATTGCATGGAACCGGGCAATGGAACAGATGACAGGAACCCCGGCTGAAGACATCCGAGGCAAAGGAAATTACGAAGATGGCATGGCGTTTTATGGAGAACGACGGCCAATGCTTGCCGATCTTCTCCTCAATCCCGATTTTTCCTTTGAAGAAAAAACCTATACCAATGTCAGGCGTGCCGGTACAGGCATCACCGCTGAAGGGCCCGTACAAATCAGGGGAAACTCTCTGCGCTATCTCTGGGGGATCGCCGGGCGTCTGTTTGACAAAGAAGGAAAATGTACCGGGTCAATAGAGTCAATCCGGGATATTACTGAACGCAAGGAAGCTGAAAAAGAACTCCAGGCTGCATATGAACAGATAGCAGCTGCCGAGGAAGAACTCCGGGGCCAGTACGAGGAACTGGCCGCCGGTGACCTGAAGTTAAAAGAGCGGGAAGCCCAGTTATGGGCAATCTTTAAAGAAGCGCCCCATGCTATCGCCATCTCCGACAGCGCAACAGGAAAATATCTCTCTGTTAACACGCTCTTTGAACAGGGGTCCGGGCTTGCAGCATCAGAGATCCTGGGGAAGACCTCTGCTGAGATCGGTTTTGTCCCCCCGGAAGAACATGAGCTGCTCTTAAAAGAGTTTATCCGGGAAGGTGGCATCCGGCAGAAGCCCCTGACGGCAAAAATGTGGGATGGCAGAAAGGCAGATATCCTTTTTACCGCCGTACCCATTGTCCTGAGCACAAGGACGATCGTCCTTACGATGGTCGTTGATATCACCGATATGAAAAGGATCGAGGATGCCCTCCGGAAACAGGAACAGATCCTCAACGATGCGTTTGCAAGCATCAAAGACGGCATCTCTCTCCTTGATAAGACGATGACGGTCATCCGCGTCAACAAAACAATGGAGGAATGGTATTCGCATGAAATGCCCCTTATCGGCCGCAAATGCTGGGAGGTATACCATGGACGGGCCGGGCCCTGCGATATCTGCCCCACTCTTCATACACTTAAGGAGGGAAAACCTGCAAAGGAACGTGTCCCGCTGGTAGATGCCGGGGAAGTCACCGGCTGGCTCGATCTGTACAGCTATCCTGTGATCGATTCAGCTACCGGTGAGATGACCGGAGTCATCGAATATGTACGCAACGTAACCGAAGAGACAAAAGCGCAGAGGGACCTGGAGCTCGCAAACAAAAAACTCAACCTCCTCTCCTCAACTACCCGGCATGATATCCTAAATACCCTCACCGGCCTCCAGGGGCTTGTGGATAAGGCTGCATCACTGAGCACAAGCGGGGAATGCACGCACCTCCTCTCCCAGATCCGGGACCGGGCCGGTATTATCCGGCAGCAGATCGATTTCACCGGACGCTACCAGGAAGTGGGGGTGCATGCACCACTCTGGCAGGACGTTAATGTGCTCCTCTCCCGGATCCTCCCGGCAACTCCCCGTACAAAGGCAGGTATCGTCAATGATTGTGATAACGTGGAGATCTTTTCTGATCCCCTGCTGGAAAAAGTGCTCTATAACCTTGTTAACAATGCCCTTAAGTACGGGGGCCCTGACCTTACCACGGTTCATATAACCTCAGACCTGTCCGCACCGGAACTGATCATTGCTGTCGCCGATGACGGCGTGGGAATAGCAGCCGGGGATAAGGACCACCTCTTCCAGCGGGAGGTTGGCCAGAAGACCGGGTCCGGCCTCTTCCTTGCCCGGGAGATCCTCAGTATCACGGGCATTACGATCAGGGAGACCGGTACCCCGGGAAAAGGCGCCCGTTTTGAGATTCTCGTGCCGCCCGAAGCCTGGCGGAAAAAGCGGCAGTAA
- a CDS encoding type II toxin-antitoxin system RelE family toxin, translating to MVTVAYHPHFEKTIRKISDARVREHVKQQIIKVIENPSTGKPMRYCRKQTREVYIPPFRLSYWYDKRQDTIVFLALYHKDEQ from the coding sequence ATGGTAACGGTTGCTTACCACCCGCATTTTGAGAAGACAATCCGGAAGATCAGTGATGCCCGGGTCAGGGAGCATGTGAAGCAACAGATCATCAAAGTTATTGAGAATCCGTCGACAGGAAAACCGATGCGGTATTGCCGGAAACAGACCCGCGAAGTTTACATTCCCCCGTTCCGGTTATCGTACTGGTATGATAAGCGCCAGGACACGATTGTCTTTCTCGCACTCTATCACAAGGATGAACAGTAG
- a CDS encoding AbrB/MazE/SpoVT family DNA-binding domain-containing protein — MDVAITKMSSKGQIVIPASMRTDLPEGEKILIIREGERIILKPLTEIEPALREDILFAEKTETAFGEYAKGNFTKKKAGDFIKEMDSW; from the coding sequence ATGGATGTTGCAATAACCAAGATGAGTTCCAAAGGCCAGATTGTCATCCCCGCCTCGATGCGAACCGATCTTCCCGAAGGCGAAAAGATCCTGATCATCAGGGAAGGAGAACGGATCATCCTCAAACCACTTACTGAGATTGAACCGGCGTTACGGGAAGATATCCTGTTTGCAGAAAAAACCGAAACTGCATTCGGGGAATATGCGAAAGGAAACTTTACGAAGAAAAAAGCAGGTGACTTCATCAAAGAGATGGATTCATGGTAA
- a CDS encoding SDR family oxidoreductase, with amino-acid sequence MGRLDGKVAFISGGANSLGAANASLFAAEGARVIIADVLETEGKNLAKSLGPRGTFVFLDVTDPSGWIRAAEIAENAYGPVNILVNNAGRVNHVPFDECTNQQFGEIIEANLYGTFYGIKTIIPSMQKAGSGTIINISSVSGLRGYPMMPGCVTAHWGVRGLTKSAALDLARYHIRVNSVHSGEVLTPATKSGDIETGHVAMNRPATPDEIARVVVFLATDESSFITGAEIAVDGGESAGLANCR; translated from the coding sequence ATGGGACGTCTCGATGGAAAAGTGGCTTTTATCAGTGGCGGTGCCAATAGCCTTGGTGCCGCAAATGCCAGCCTCTTTGCTGCTGAAGGTGCCAGGGTTATCATTGCCGATGTACTCGAAACAGAGGGGAAAAATCTTGCAAAATCTCTTGGCCCCCGGGGTACTTTTGTTTTTCTTGATGTAACCGACCCTTCCGGGTGGATACGTGCAGCAGAGATTGCAGAAAATGCATACGGGCCGGTGAATATCCTCGTGAATAATGCAGGAAGAGTAAACCACGTGCCGTTCGATGAATGTACCAACCAACAGTTTGGAGAGATTATCGAGGCAAATCTTTACGGGACTTTTTACGGTATTAAAACGATTATCCCCTCAATGCAAAAAGCGGGAAGTGGCACTATCATAAACATCTCTTCGGTATCCGGACTTCGTGGCTACCCTATGATGCCCGGATGTGTCACTGCACATTGGGGAGTACGCGGCCTGACGAAGTCTGCCGCCCTTGATCTCGCCCGTTACCATATTCGGGTAAATTCGGTTCATTCCGGGGAAGTCCTGACCCCAGCCACCAAATCAGGTGATATTGAAACCGGACATGTTGCTATGAACCGCCCGGCTACCCCTGATGAGATCGCCCGTGTCGTAGTATTCCTCGCCACTGATGAATCCAGTTTTATTACCGGGGCAGAGATTGCCGTTGATGGCGGTGAAAGTGCTGGTCTCGCAAATTGCAGATAA
- a CDS encoding DUF169 domain-containing protein, with protein MTNTNFREIGSKLAAAFCLSTRPLAVYGSETLPAGISPMAGINRCFAVSLYRIATGREIPGSYIGAGATEGCCMGGLFHTGYITVPEDIKYFVSTGRKDVRGGAAEYLKASPDLVDRCSAAAGPIHPPGKYLVVQACEALPDPLPNVLSLCIFGNGEQIRNMAALIHFDRDDPFSPVIVPWGSSCSTFITFPAGLAEKTPKNTAFMGPQDPTQNHSLPPEMMALGIPAEMAVRMAKNLDASFITRRPYVAFPRHAAK; from the coding sequence ATGACGAACACGAATTTCCGCGAGATCGGATCGAAACTCGCTGCAGCGTTTTGCCTCTCCACTCGTCCCTTGGCGGTGTACGGGTCAGAAACACTCCCTGCCGGCATCTCCCCCATGGCCGGGATCAACCGGTGCTTTGCAGTCTCCCTGTACCGGATAGCGACCGGGCGAGAGATCCCGGGGAGCTACATCGGGGCCGGTGCAACGGAAGGCTGTTGCATGGGCGGGCTGTTTCACACGGGATACATCACGGTGCCTGAAGATATCAAATACTTCGTCTCGACCGGCAGGAAGGATGTCCGCGGTGGGGCAGCGGAGTACCTGAAAGCAAGCCCGGATCTGGTCGACCGCTGCTCGGCGGCAGCCGGGCCGATCCACCCGCCGGGGAAGTATCTCGTTGTCCAGGCCTGCGAAGCTCTCCCTGATCCTTTGCCAAACGTCCTCTCCCTCTGCATCTTCGGGAATGGCGAGCAGATCCGGAACATGGCGGCGCTCATCCATTTCGACCGGGACGACCCGTTCTCTCCGGTCATTGTCCCGTGGGGGTCGTCCTGCTCAACGTTCATCACCTTCCCGGCCGGCCTTGCAGAGAAAACGCCCAAAAACACAGCCTTCATGGGTCCGCAGGATCCCACGCAAAACCATTCGCTCCCGCCGGAGATGATGGCGCTTGGAATCCCTGCAGAGATGGCCGTGCGGATGGCAAAGAATCTCGATGCTTCGTTTATTACCCGGCGGCCTTATGTCGCATTTCCCCGCCATGCGGCAAAGTAA